The following proteins come from a genomic window of Triticum aestivum cultivar Chinese Spring chromosome 6A, IWGSC CS RefSeq v2.1, whole genome shotgun sequence:
- the LOC123132145 gene encoding peroxisome biogenesis protein 5 isoform X2, with translation MGTRHLITGQNNCAPDGASSSNPFGALANTLLGQSNKAESLRGLPGASVNVPTTSDYSGAPLSTLPGSENEFKQDQRPFAWGADFSRGGPANDWVESFRPPGHSAFGGPEANFAEFEQIYNNAGPTLGPALDGPPQRVLSGVLHSFILSGRAGVPFQAVPVPALGLSEADKQCIRDRSFIMAHHILADQPEEYIQAQVNTLLHSLDIDNSDRMKNPLHGPYPEMEEYWNQSQSALRSGPMHNAANNWITEFGKQNNNPEGWITEFGKQNNNPEGWAHSFVQQYGPNGWASEFEQHQSQMAMGQMGGANMVNLAAMQQSRMLAETLSSNNDPKFQMSRGELIIEDNQVKQGSASQSSDWADEFQTQDNANANSWADQFVHEELSQGSDSWVSEFSSEQNQGGLKEKWVDEFSKLNVDDWAEEFSGGAFGESSADPWADEFQNQLSASKSSGSSQGVYVSSEMNPYVGHPNPMQEEQELFRKGLLSEAALPLEAEVLKNPDNAEGSRLLGVTHAENDDDQQAIAAMLRAQEANPTNLEVLLALGVSRHTNELEQEKH, from the exons ATGGGGACGCGCCACCTCATCACCGGCCAGAACAACTGCGCCCCGGACGGGGCGTCCTCCTCCAACCCATTCGGCGCCCTCGCCAACACCCTCCTCGGCCAGTCCAACAAAGCGGAG TCACTAAGGGGACTTCCTGGAGCCTCAGTTAATGTTCCAACTACGTCTGATTATAGCGGAGCTCCACTGTCTACTCTCCCTGGCTCTGAGAATGAGTTCAAGCAAGATCAACGACCATTTGCATGG GGTGCCGACTTCAGTCGTGGGGGTCCTGCTAATGATTGGGTTGAATCTTTTCGCCCTCCGGGGCATTCTGCATTTGGAGGGCCAGAAGCAAACTTTGCAGAGTTTGAGCAAATTTATAACAATGCAGGCCCTACCTTGGGACCGGCCTTGGATG GTCCACCACAAAGGGTCTtatctggtgttctgcattctttTATTCTAAGTGGCCGAGCTGGTGTGCCATTTCAAGCTGTCCCAGTACCAGCTCTTGGTTTGTCCGAAGCCGACAAGCAATGTATACGTGATCGCAGCTTCATAATGGCACACCATATTTTGGCCGATCAACCTGAAGAATATATACAAGCACAG GTAAATACATTGCTGCATTCTCTTGATATTGACAATAGTGATCGAATGAAAAATCCCCTGCATGGGCCGTACCCAGAGATGGAGGAGTACTGGAATCAATCCCAAAGTGCTTTGAGATCTGGCCCAATGCACAATGCTGCAAATAATTGGATTACTGAGTTTGGCAAGCAAAATAATAACCCTGAGGGTTGGATCACTGAGTTTGGCAAGCAAAATAATAACCCTGAGGGTTGGGCGCACTCTTTTGTGCAGCAATATGGTCCCAATGGATGGGCCTCTGAGTTTGAACAG CATCAGTCTCAGATGGCCATGGGTCAGATGGGAGGAGCGAACATGGTGAATCTCGCAGCTATGCAGCAATCCCGTATGCTTGCGGAAACATTATCAAGTAACAATGACCCAAAATTCCAG ATGAGCCGTGGTGAACTTATTATAGAAGATAACCAAGTAAAACAAGGTTCAGCATCTCAATCCAGTGACTGGGctgatgaatttcaaacacaggaTAATGCTAATGCAAATTCTTGGGCAGATCAGTTTGTGCATGAAGAG CTTTCACAAGGGTCCGATAGTTGGGTTAGTGAGTTCTCTAGTGAACAGAATCAGGGTGGGCTCAAAGAGAAGTGGGTCGATGAGTTCTCCAAATTGAATGTGGATGATTGGGCAGAGGAGTTCAGTGGAGGAGCTTTTGGTGAGAGCTCTGCTGATCCATGGGCAGATGA GTTTCAGAACCAACTGTCAGCTTCCAAAAGTTCTGGCTCTTCTCAAGGGGTTTATGTTTCTTCTGAGATGAACCCATATGTTGGTCACCCTAATCCAATGCAGGAAGAGCAGGAACTCTTTCGGAAGGGCCTCTTAAGTGAAGCTGCTCTTCCTCTGGAGGCTGAAGTTTTAAAGAACCCTGATAATGCTGAAGGTTCGAGGTTGCTTGGAGTAACACATGCCGAAAATGATGATGACCAGCAG GCCATTGCTGCAATGCTGCGTGCCCAGGAGGCCAATCCTACCAACTTGGAAGTTCTTCTTGCTCTTGGTGTCAGTCGTCACACAAACG AGTTGGAACAGGAAAAGCATTAA
- the LOC123132145 gene encoding peroxisome biogenesis protein 5 isoform X1, with protein MGTRHLITGQNNCAPDGASSSNPFGALANTLLGQSNKAESLRGLPGASVNVPTTSDYSGAPLSTLPGSENEFKQDQRPFAWGADFSRGGPANDWVESFRPPGHSAFGGPEANFAEFEQIYNNAGPTLGPALDGPPQRVLSGVLHSFILSGRAGVPFQAVPVPALGLSEADKQCIRDRSFIMAHHILADQPEEYIQAQVNTLLHSLDIDNSDRMKNPLHGPYPEMEEYWNQSQSALRSGPMHNAANNWITEFGKQNNNPEGWITEFGKQNNNPEGWAHSFVQQYGPNGWASEFEQHQSQMAMGQMGGANMVNLAAMQQSRMLAETLSSNNDPKFQMSRGELIIEDNQVKQGSASQSSDWADEFQTQDNANANSWADQFVHEELSQGSDSWVSEFSSEQNQGGLKEKWVDEFSKLNVDDWAEEFSGGAFGESSADPWADEFQNQLSASKSSGSSQGVYVSSEMNPYVGHPNPMQEEQELFRKGLLSEAALPLEAEVLKNPDNAEGSRLLGVTHAENDDDQQAIAAMLRAQEANPTNLEVLLALGVSRHTNGECYLCEHFSDLLNLLELLL; from the exons ATGGGGACGCGCCACCTCATCACCGGCCAGAACAACTGCGCCCCGGACGGGGCGTCCTCCTCCAACCCATTCGGCGCCCTCGCCAACACCCTCCTCGGCCAGTCCAACAAAGCGGAG TCACTAAGGGGACTTCCTGGAGCCTCAGTTAATGTTCCAACTACGTCTGATTATAGCGGAGCTCCACTGTCTACTCTCCCTGGCTCTGAGAATGAGTTCAAGCAAGATCAACGACCATTTGCATGG GGTGCCGACTTCAGTCGTGGGGGTCCTGCTAATGATTGGGTTGAATCTTTTCGCCCTCCGGGGCATTCTGCATTTGGAGGGCCAGAAGCAAACTTTGCAGAGTTTGAGCAAATTTATAACAATGCAGGCCCTACCTTGGGACCGGCCTTGGATG GTCCACCACAAAGGGTCTtatctggtgttctgcattctttTATTCTAAGTGGCCGAGCTGGTGTGCCATTTCAAGCTGTCCCAGTACCAGCTCTTGGTTTGTCCGAAGCCGACAAGCAATGTATACGTGATCGCAGCTTCATAATGGCACACCATATTTTGGCCGATCAACCTGAAGAATATATACAAGCACAG GTAAATACATTGCTGCATTCTCTTGATATTGACAATAGTGATCGAATGAAAAATCCCCTGCATGGGCCGTACCCAGAGATGGAGGAGTACTGGAATCAATCCCAAAGTGCTTTGAGATCTGGCCCAATGCACAATGCTGCAAATAATTGGATTACTGAGTTTGGCAAGCAAAATAATAACCCTGAGGGTTGGATCACTGAGTTTGGCAAGCAAAATAATAACCCTGAGGGTTGGGCGCACTCTTTTGTGCAGCAATATGGTCCCAATGGATGGGCCTCTGAGTTTGAACAG CATCAGTCTCAGATGGCCATGGGTCAGATGGGAGGAGCGAACATGGTGAATCTCGCAGCTATGCAGCAATCCCGTATGCTTGCGGAAACATTATCAAGTAACAATGACCCAAAATTCCAG ATGAGCCGTGGTGAACTTATTATAGAAGATAACCAAGTAAAACAAGGTTCAGCATCTCAATCCAGTGACTGGGctgatgaatttcaaacacaggaTAATGCTAATGCAAATTCTTGGGCAGATCAGTTTGTGCATGAAGAG CTTTCACAAGGGTCCGATAGTTGGGTTAGTGAGTTCTCTAGTGAACAGAATCAGGGTGGGCTCAAAGAGAAGTGGGTCGATGAGTTCTCCAAATTGAATGTGGATGATTGGGCAGAGGAGTTCAGTGGAGGAGCTTTTGGTGAGAGCTCTGCTGATCCATGGGCAGATGA GTTTCAGAACCAACTGTCAGCTTCCAAAAGTTCTGGCTCTTCTCAAGGGGTTTATGTTTCTTCTGAGATGAACCCATATGTTGGTCACCCTAATCCAATGCAGGAAGAGCAGGAACTCTTTCGGAAGGGCCTCTTAAGTGAAGCTGCTCTTCCTCTGGAGGCTGAAGTTTTAAAGAACCCTGATAATGCTGAAGGTTCGAGGTTGCTTGGAGTAACACATGCCGAAAATGATGATGACCAGCAG GCCATTGCTGCAATGCTGCGTGCCCAGGAGGCCAATCCTACCAACTTGGAAGTTCTTCTTGCTCTTGGTGTCAGTCGTCACACAAACGGTGAGTGTTATTTATGTGAGCATTTCAGTGACCTGCTTAATCTGCTGGAGTTGCTCTTATAA
- the LOC123132145 gene encoding peroxisome biogenesis protein 5 isoform X3, producing MGTRHLITGQNNCAPDGASSSNPFGALANTLLGQSNKAESLRGLPGASVNVPTTSDYSGAPLSTLPGSENEFKQDQRPFAWGADFSRGGPANDWVESFRPPGHSAFGGPEANFAEFEQIYNNAGPTLGPALDGPPQRVLSGVLHSFILSGRAGVPFQAVPVPALGLSEADKQCIRDRSFIMAHHILADQPEEYIQAQVNTLLHSLDIDNSDRMKNPLHGPYPEMEEYWNQSQSALRSGPMHNAANNWITEFGKQNNNPEGWITEFGKQNNNPEGWAHSFVQQYGPNGWASEFEQHQSQMAMGQMGGANMVNLAAMQQSRMLAETLSSNNDPKFQMSRGELIIEDNQVKQGSASQSSDWADEFQTQDNANANSWADQFVHEELSQGSDSWVSEFSSEQNQGGLKEKWVDEFSKLNVDDWAEEFSGGAFGESSADPWADEFQNQLSASKSSGSSQGVYVSSEMNPYVGHPNPMQEEQELFRKGLLSEAALPLEAEVLKNPDNAEGSRLLGVTHAENDDDQQWEQKQIQIPEGGMERIRYGRVHYRWRKKNP from the exons ATGGGGACGCGCCACCTCATCACCGGCCAGAACAACTGCGCCCCGGACGGGGCGTCCTCCTCCAACCCATTCGGCGCCCTCGCCAACACCCTCCTCGGCCAGTCCAACAAAGCGGAG TCACTAAGGGGACTTCCTGGAGCCTCAGTTAATGTTCCAACTACGTCTGATTATAGCGGAGCTCCACTGTCTACTCTCCCTGGCTCTGAGAATGAGTTCAAGCAAGATCAACGACCATTTGCATGG GGTGCCGACTTCAGTCGTGGGGGTCCTGCTAATGATTGGGTTGAATCTTTTCGCCCTCCGGGGCATTCTGCATTTGGAGGGCCAGAAGCAAACTTTGCAGAGTTTGAGCAAATTTATAACAATGCAGGCCCTACCTTGGGACCGGCCTTGGATG GTCCACCACAAAGGGTCTtatctggtgttctgcattctttTATTCTAAGTGGCCGAGCTGGTGTGCCATTTCAAGCTGTCCCAGTACCAGCTCTTGGTTTGTCCGAAGCCGACAAGCAATGTATACGTGATCGCAGCTTCATAATGGCACACCATATTTTGGCCGATCAACCTGAAGAATATATACAAGCACAG GTAAATACATTGCTGCATTCTCTTGATATTGACAATAGTGATCGAATGAAAAATCCCCTGCATGGGCCGTACCCAGAGATGGAGGAGTACTGGAATCAATCCCAAAGTGCTTTGAGATCTGGCCCAATGCACAATGCTGCAAATAATTGGATTACTGAGTTTGGCAAGCAAAATAATAACCCTGAGGGTTGGATCACTGAGTTTGGCAAGCAAAATAATAACCCTGAGGGTTGGGCGCACTCTTTTGTGCAGCAATATGGTCCCAATGGATGGGCCTCTGAGTTTGAACAG CATCAGTCTCAGATGGCCATGGGTCAGATGGGAGGAGCGAACATGGTGAATCTCGCAGCTATGCAGCAATCCCGTATGCTTGCGGAAACATTATCAAGTAACAATGACCCAAAATTCCAG ATGAGCCGTGGTGAACTTATTATAGAAGATAACCAAGTAAAACAAGGTTCAGCATCTCAATCCAGTGACTGGGctgatgaatttcaaacacaggaTAATGCTAATGCAAATTCTTGGGCAGATCAGTTTGTGCATGAAGAG CTTTCACAAGGGTCCGATAGTTGGGTTAGTGAGTTCTCTAGTGAACAGAATCAGGGTGGGCTCAAAGAGAAGTGGGTCGATGAGTTCTCCAAATTGAATGTGGATGATTGGGCAGAGGAGTTCAGTGGAGGAGCTTTTGGTGAGAGCTCTGCTGATCCATGGGCAGATGA GTTTCAGAACCAACTGTCAGCTTCCAAAAGTTCTGGCTCTTCTCAAGGGGTTTATGTTTCTTCTGAGATGAACCCATATGTTGGTCACCCTAATCCAATGCAGGAAGAGCAGGAACTCTTTCGGAAGGGCCTCTTAAGTGAAGCTGCTCTTCCTCTGGAGGCTGAAGTTTTAAAGAACCCTGATAATGCTGAAGGTTCGAGGTTGCTTGGAGTAACACATGCCGAAAATGATGATGACCAGCAG tGGGAGCAGAAACAAATACAGATACCCGAAGGAGGTATGGAGCGAATACGGTATGGACGTGTACACTATCGCTGGAGGAAAAAGAACCCTTAA
- the LOC123130323 gene encoding calponin homology domain-containing protein DDB_G0272472-like has product MELSSAFEERVRQMEDARNHCMTRLQAEKEILAAKTRLLAAKAAAARRLERRRLLLERRAADLASRALAARAGIDAANARRLAVARDISSTNGEIEEAQRKAEEWDRFYESKRKEMEEFRAMSQQFEAGARQEVQRLKASVSQLQAALQELQSGGLRSDDAGIGAAEARKADLMAKKAKLDETLAQARQFRALLRQQLQKAFASSQVRDQKGAQN; this is encoded by the coding sequence ATGGAGCTGTCGTCCGCTTTCGAGGAGCGCGTCCGGCAGATGGAGGACGCGCGCAACCACTGCATGACCCGTCTCCAAGCCGAGAAGGAGATCCTGGCCGCCaagacccgcctcctcgccgccaaggccgccgccgcccgccgcctcgagcggcgccgcctcctcctcgagcgccgcgccgcggacctcgcctcccgcgccctcgccgcccgcgccggcaTCGACGCCGCCAACgcgcgccgcctcgccgtcgcccgcgaCATCAGCTCGACCAACGGCGAGATCGAGGAGGCGCAGCGGAAGGCGGAGGAGTGGGACCGCTTCTACGAGTCcaagaggaaggagatggaggagTTCCGGGCAATGTCGCAGCAGTTCGAGGCGGGAGCTCGTCAGGAAGTGCAGAGGCTCAAGGCCTCTGTGTCTCAACTGCAGGCGGCCCTGCAGGAGCTGCAGAGCGGCGGGTTGCGCTCGGACGACGCCGGGATCGGGGCTGCGGAAGCCAGGAAGGCCGACCTCATGGCCAAGAAGGCGAAGCTGGATGAGACCCTGGCTCAAGCCCGCCAGTTCAGAGCACTGCTTCGGCAGCAGCTCCAGAAAGCCTTCGCGTCGTCACAGGTTAGGGATCAAAAGGGGGCACAAAACTGA